GGGAGGAATTTGCTCTGGCATGTACATAACTACACTCCCTGTGGCCCGCTGCCCACTCATCCTGCCCCTGTGACAACGAATCTCCCGCGGCCAGTGAGCCCGGGGTCACCGGACAAGAAACAAACTTGGACCATAGGGCAGATAATTTCATCATTGTTTGGCGCACATGGCTGAGTATCTATTCCCATTCCCCTGTCCATCTGCATGCAGTCGCCACAATGGGGCATGCAAATGGGGCCAAGTCCGGGGTTTCAACTCCATCTCTGTTGAGGGGGTTGGTTGGTTTCAGTCACtctcttttgtttacttGCTTGACCGTTTTTCATCTGGTGActattcttttttaatttgtttttgttttcaccttCCGCACATCCTGGTTGTTATTTTTAGTAACGTGTCACTCAGTTCAGGCTGTGAGCCCGGCGTTCTCGAAAGCGGAAAGGTGGTGAGCACAATATTTTCGCAGTGAATGAGGGAAGCTACGCAACTACCGTCATTGCACACCCTCGCCACCCCCTTCTGCTTCGTACAGGCAAATGTGCAGTCAAATGCCCTGTGTCTTTGTATACCGTGtactttcctttcttactgtttcttttattccaTTATTGCTTTTCAGCTCTCATCCCAGTgagttgggggggggggggaatcaGTCTGTTACCGAACAGTGCGCCTTTACCCCGAACTAagcttttttgttcatttgctattttatttgttcaaATGAACTGCGTTTAGGATTGGTTTGTCATACTGTGTGTGAAGAAATGCAGCCCATCTCTCACACTTCTTATTGTCCCGCTTATGCTAAAACATTGTGtctatatgtatatatatatgtgcgtgtgaCGCAATGCCGTTGCGTCTTCTTACTAGTTTACTTCTTCAACACATGTACCTCtacccctttgttttttgttttactattcttttccttcccgccCTCTAGCACCCATAGAACCCACAAACGTAGCTTGTAGGTGCATAGGTATCGGTACACGTACAAGTATATAGTACATAAGAAGGATAGAACAATAGAAACGAATTGTAACCTCGTGGGTGCCGATGCATGTTGTGAGTGAAATTCAGCGGCGCCCAAACAAAGCGCGCCTCAAGTCCGAGAAATACATTGTGCACTTCTATTCTCTCTGTACACTCGTTCAGCTCGTGTGTTTAATAGTTTTTGTGACTCAATTTGACATGGCCTCGAACCGTACCTTCACAAGCTCCCTGTGGGTCGAAAACCCGTTCGAGTTGGCCCCGTCGCTTGTTTGGCTGTCAAAAAGATGCAGCCACAGCGTACAGAATGAAAGAGTGTTCGCCTTCACCGGCGTGTCGGTGAATATCTCCGATAAAGTCGTTGGAGTGATGTTTGCAGCCCTCGCTACGGAAATGCATGCGACGTTCTTCCTGGCTGTCACTGCGCTTCTTGTTGGTGCCATCAACCGCTATGCTGTCAAGGCGAACTTTTTTGAGTTTAAGTGGCGTAACTTCAACGTGCGGAAGGACTGTTTCTTCGCAACAGAAATTGTTCTTATCTCTGCCCTGCTCCATTCCGTCTTACTGGCGGAAGACACACATAGAATGCTCCATGATTACCTTGATCACTGCAACACGAGGTCCAGGGGCTTCTTGCCATACTGCTCCACAGTGCCAATGATTATTTTCATTACGTTTGCCTTTGCTACGTACTTTTTTGGCTTCCTTGTGTACATGTGGAACGCATTGCCCAAGTATGGCATTATGTCAGATGAAGAGGTGGTGGAGTACAGAGAGTGGCTGCGCAGGCGAGAGGAAAGTGTGGCAGAGGTAAAACGcatggaagaggaagtcAGGCGGGCGAATACGAGGCTGCAGCTGAtgttggaaaatgaaaaaaatatgaaattagGGAAGTCGACCTACCAGTCCAGGAGGCCGACAATCCGCAGGGAGGCTTACGGAAGCAAACAGGGAGACGATGCACAACAGTGGGGAACATGAAGGACATCGCATGCTAACTGTAAGGCGTATTATTGAAACTATTCCCCTCTTTCCGTTTGTTCTTCCGCAGTTTACTTGTCTCAGTTCTGCAGGCGGGGCTAGGCACATGAATGAGTGATGTCGTGGTGCACTTGCGTCTCCGTAGAAACGCAGTGCCGAGAGACGgggatatttgtgtttgtctgCATGGAGGGGTGTTGGGCAGTTCCACatgcatgcacacacacacgcaaacagTTATATCCCCACGTTCATCACCGCATATGTAACGGTTGGTAAATGTGCGTGTCGGACGACCGTGTATGGGCCTTGGTGTATCTTCTCACGTCCATATTAAAGGATCTTCTAAAGTCTAAGAAGCTCAtgtttcctgttgttgttgttttggagaagaggcaCTGTTTTGGAAactttaaaagaaagaggcGCAAAGGCGTTGAAGTTGTATCGATACGGTGCGGAGTAAATAGAGTATAAAGCATTGAGATATAccggaagcaaaaaaaagggaaaaataagCAATGAGATTTGAAAGATGGTTTTCACATACCTTCCCACGGGGTCTGCTCGCATCAAAAAGAGTGCCCCTTCTTtattccctcttcccctttatTTGTCTACTGTTTGTCGCTATCCCCTCGAATGCATGCAAATGCCACTCGCGTCTTCCCTCGCTCACTACTCTCATTCAcgctttatttttcctcctgCCGTATTTCATCCTTTACTGCTACCGACGTGTCAGGCACATATACGCACGATCATCCGTGGCCCACTGAAGAGGCAGGGAAAACAAATCGCAACagcaagagggaaaaaataaattaataaataaaacaccaACATAGGCGTACCTGTCACTCACGTTTGTCAATGAAGGTTTATTTCACATACGAGGGCAAGGACGCCAACGGCGTTGTGGTGGACACAACTATTGTGGAGGCATACAAGTTGAAGGTGGATATCCCATCCAAATGGCTCAGTGGGCCATGCAAACAGCTGCTGCAATTTGTAGTCACAACATATAACAAGAAAGACCCGGAGCAGCAGTTGAACCCAGAGGAACTCAGCATGTGGCTTGGTAATGTGGAACTAAAACCAACAGATATTGTGGAGAGTCGAATTAATGAGTACAACGATATCCGTATCGTACACACACCGAAGGGACGGTCGGGACAAAATCAGCAACCAGAAGGTTCCATCATATGTACCAACTATGGCTGCGGCCAGTATTTTCTTCCAGGGGAAAATAACGACACGGCCTGCAAACACCACAAGGAGCCACCTGTCTTTCACGACATTGAGAAGTACTGGCGCTGCTGCACATCACGGCGGGCGCGCGATTGGGAAGAGTTTAAGGCGATTCCGGCCTGTTGCACGGGGCCACATAGCACAGAAAACCAAGCCGTTTCATTTGCAAGTGCCCCCGTAGCGAATGTGCCTCTCGCCTCTGGTCAAGCCGCCGCCATCACGGGGGTTAATAATGCCACAGCAGGGGCACCAGCGGAGCGCCGTACAACAGGGCCACGTGAATTCGAGGCGGCGGTACGCGAGAAGCGGCGGGATGAACCGCAGGCCGTTGTGGATGGAAAGGCAAAGTGCCGTAACTTCGGCTGCCAGCAAGAGTTTATTGTGGCAGATAACCACCCAACGGCATGCCATTACCACAGTGAGGGCCCCGTGTTTTGGGACACATATAGGTATTGGAAGTGTTGCCCAGACAAAAAGTGTTTCGACTTTGATGACTTCGTAAAGGTTCCCGGATGCAGCGTAGGGCCGCACCTGCTGTAACCCAGTTCAAGATCGATGATGCACTTGCCGTCTTTGAGAAGCTTCtagttgtgtttgtgtgcgtgcatgcgtgtgtgtatatgcttGTGAAGGAGCAAGCAAATGGCACAATGCCTCTGGAAACGACATTAAAAGGCTGATTGGTGGCTACTTGTTTTAGCATGGAGGGGATCACTTGGGTAAACGAAAGTTACAGTAACACATCtgatataaaaaaaacggcgTGAACCccaggaaagaaaggagggatgCCCCTTAGCGTGTTAGTATTCCCGCCGGCCCTGAAATGCATTCACGACTTTACTGAGTACTTtgctgtaaaaaaaaaaaaaaaggagccaGTAACACAGAGAAGGGATGTCTCGAAAGGACAGATGCGTCCACTACCGTTGCTGTGGCGCCTCACCTAATGATAAACGGGCATCGGTGCCTGCACATAGGTACGCGAAAAAAGACTTAATTACTATTGGTATTATCGTGGGCAGCGGACTCAAGCACGAAGACCGGTTCCGTGTTTATTCTTTCCTCGCCTTATACACCATCTTCCACAGCGATTTTGTGTCACTAAATGTTATCTTTCACACCCCACAATTATATAcatgtattattattattattgtttattttttctcgtCACCTCTCCCTTCACGTGCTTACATCGCACAGCGCCGTAGGAGCACGAAAGCCCATCGCCGATGGCCGACAAGCAGGAGAACTACGCACGCACAGCGACCGTCGATCTGACGGTGCAGCACGAGAAGGCCTACCAGCGCCAGACGGCCGTCAATGAGAACATTCGCACGGCCTCGAAGAAGCACGTGAACCGCAGCGGGCACATTCGTTACTCCAAGAAGATCGGTCTCGGTTTCGCCACGCCCAAAGCTGCCATCAACGGAAAGTACATTGACCGCAAATGTCCCTTCACGAGCAATGTGTCCATTCGTGGCCGTATCCTCCGTGGCGTAGTGCACTCCACAAAGATGCGCCGTTCCATTGTCATCCGCCGTAACTACCTGCACTTCATCCGTAAGTACCAGCGTTACCAGAAGCGCCACCGCAATATTACCGTCCACTGCAGCCCCTGCTTCGATCCGAAGCCTGGTGATGAGGTGGTGGTTGGACAATGCCGCCCGTTGAGCAAAACAATCCGCTATAACGTGCTGCAGGTCGTCTCGAAGTCCGCCGCCGATAAGATGGGGAAGAAGTTTTCCAAGAACTGAGGTTGCAGATGTGGAATCAGCGGTGTCACGCTTACGACCGCAGGGGCTGTGACGGAATTTGTCTCGGCGCTATAGTCATATGGATGAAGGAAGGAATTAGGGGCcaaagagaggggaaagaaagggacgGTAGAAGCAGCAGCTGTATACCAATCGGAGTGGCGTGGTTGCACATGGTATCTCACTCACTCCAATGGGCAAATGCTCTTGTTTCACGTACCCTGCACATTTTACACCCTTTCTCCTTGCTTGGtaactctttcctttcctcctttcattttcattttcattttttataaCTGTTTACTTGTTGGGCCGCTGATTAGCACCGgcaatgaaagaaacaaaaggaggagggtaACTCCGTTGGTTCTTTCATTGCTGGAGGATCCACTAGAAGTGCTCTACAGTGTCACTCGCTACAAGGCAAATTTTCTTCAAAAAGTTCCCTTGCTTACTTCCCTTTTACCTCGCCTTCTCACTTTCTGCGAAGGTTCGCTTTAACTTGCCAGTACGCTTGTGAAGCGGTTGACGGTTATTACAAGGTTTATTATATCCCCCCCAGAGTCGAAGCGAAAGcgctaaagcaagcaaaGGTACATCAAGAAACAAGCTGTAAAAGCACAGGCACGggtatatatagatatatacacAAAAATATCTAAAAGATGGACGCATCCAGTGCCGCTACAACAAAACCCTTCCAAGGCAACGTCCGCTGCGAATGGTTCCAGACCCCCTCGCAGGTCACGTTCACCTTCTACGTGAAGGAGCGTCAAAGGGGTGATGTGCGTGCAGACGTGACTGAGCAGTCACTCACCGTTTCGATCCGCCTCGACCCCTCCGGCCGTGAATATCAGTATAATGTCGAGCGCTTCTACGCCCCGTTGGCGGAGGCGTCCGCTACTATTAATATCAGTGGCATGAAGGTGGAAGTTCAAGTCCGCAAGGCCGTTGAACAGCAATGGCCGACACTTGAAGCTCCGGAAGACGACGTGGTTTTGCCCAGCACCTCAGGAGGAACCCCAACAACCTCCACCATTGCTGGTCTGCCAGCCACCGCAAAGGACTTGCCGTATCCGAACAGCCGCGGCCGCGACTGGAGTGCTGTAAAActtgatgacgatgatgaaaAACCAGAAGGGGACCAAGCACTGAACGCGCTTTTCCAGAAGATTTACGGCAACGGCACAGACGAGCAGCGCCGGGCCATGATGAAGTCCTTCGTGGAAAGCAACGGCACGGTGCTTTCCACGAACTGGGCTGACGTTGGAAACCGGCACGTAACCACAGAACCACCCACCggaatggaagaaaagaagtacgAAGGCTAAACAGAATGCAGGAGGAGGCTAATGAAAGCGAGCGACGACGGGAAGGATTCAAAGTAAATGTGCAAATGCATCCCTCTTTCCCCAACCCACAACCCTCCACCCTCCACCCTCCGCCCTCCGCCATCAGGTTAATTGCAAAGGCAAAAGGGGGGTAGAAAACAGAGAACAGACATCAGTTGGGTGTGGTGGCAAAACGATGACGGGGGATCAGGGACATggcgaaagggaaagggattGCAGGAACACTCTCAAGGAAATTGGCGCCACGCGTGAACTATCAGCATCATCAGGTGTACTCCAATGTTCCAGAGGATAAGCTTATTGGGACCGTTTCCCATGGACGCAAGTTGCCacacttattattattatattcactactattattacaaCTGGCACTGCCAGTTAGTCCATACTTTATCATACTTGGAAGTCCCTCACTATCGCTGTGTCACCACCTTTTCAACTGTCTCGCAAACTTAATTTCACACTCCATGTGCACGAATTGGACTTGCATTTTCTCTGTTCTCTTCTCACCCACTAAGCCTCATACACACGTCGTCAGATAGAAGGATAGAAAATGCGCCGTTACGACGATCCGCTCCGAGGGGGGGTCGTCTTCTCTTCGCTGTGGTTTATTCGgtgttatatttgtttatatttgAATGTGGACACATGAATCATATCATACACGTCTCCATAATACCAGCCAATAAGGATCcgtatcatttttttttcttcgttcccCTGTCTCAAAtgtctctcttccttctttcactTTGCCTATTTGTGCATTATCTTTTCCACTGCCCCTTTTAGTCCCTCTCCTTTGCCTGCCTTGCCcgccctcccctcctccgaGGGCCCTGCCgtgccttttttctttgtgaaaGATAGGGAATAGTTCGCGAGGTGGAGACggatacatatatatatatatatatatacgaaaagAGCAGACTATTTTGCATTCGAAATTGTGTAAGCTTATGGTGCTGTCCGCCGCAATAGAGAAGCGGCAGCATCCCACAGAGCAGGGAGGAGAAGAGATGCAGTGGATGGGTTCTTCCCCGAGGTGTCCCTCATCGGTGGAAGCATGTCGCAGGATTTGCATCGGGGAAGGGTTGGCCAACAATGACGTGCGTATTAGCGGTTGGTTACTGCTCTGTGTGTCAAATACCAAAGAAGCAACGACATCCCCATTGAGCAAGTTTGATAGCCCAGCCAACAAAGGATGCGGCACGAAACTTAACaatgatgttgatgatggtgacagcagcggcagcaatcGCGCAGAAGTGGGTGGCAACGGAAATGCAAGTAGCATGAAAAGCGATCTCCATGATTCTGTTAGTCGAAGCGAAGCACCAGCAGGGACGACTAACACATCCAGCTCGTCACTGAGTGAAACGCATGGTGACAGTGCCGTTGTATCGAAGCGGAAAGAAAAGCCGGTGGATGAAGATGTTGATGCGAAGGACCATGTGGAAGAAGGGTATGGAGATTCAGCACAACCGGTTGATGCCTTAGAGGAAAGTAGCACAATTTCTGACAGTTGGGGTGCGGATCTCCCAGCAAACTGCCACGCACGTGTTATAGTGGCCGATGTAAAGCGTTCTCTCTGGAAGTTGTACCCCAATGAAACTGtgcgggagaaaaaaaggaagatgcTGTGCAACATCCTTGCACAAATCCTCTCCAATAACCCCGAGCGGCACTACTACCAGGGACTGCATGAAATGGTCGGGTTTGTTATGTACGTGATGGAGGGAGCGAGGGAGGCTGACATAGTGGCCGTATGCAGCAGACTGTTGGTACAACAGTGGCGTTCCTTTAGTTGCAAACAGCTTGAAAGGTCACAGTCAATGATGTATGCCATGCATACCATAGtggtgaaggaggagaaaatccTCGCTGAAGAATTGGAGGCTTGTAGTGTGGGACCTGAGTCGCACTACGCTATGCCATGGCTCATCACATGGTACACCCACGTGTGTGACGATGTTGAAGCTCTTAGCCGGTTGTTTGACTTTCTGGTGGCAAGTGAAGACGAGAACACTGTCATCTTTTTTACAGCGGCCCTCATGCTACACGAAAGGGAACAAATTATTGGTATAATCAAAGAAGTTAAAAGTAGTTGCTGCGATTGTGACGACAGCGACGGAACGGCTACAGctgaggaaataaataagacGCTGGTGATGGCGCAAGTTTACTCCAGACTGGTGAGGTTACCGAAGGAGGTACTGAGGCGCGACAGGGCCAGAGACCTTGAAAGTATAATCCGTCGCGCCACCGTGCTACATGAAAAGTACCTAAGTTACGCGAATGACGTTCGTGGACGCTTCATGCGTAACATCGTGTCTGTTTCAACCACATCAGACAGCAGCGGGAAATGGCACCAATGCAAGCGTTGGTTGCGCTTCTCTTTGGAACGACGTTGGGTAAGTGCGGGATTCATCTGCATCATTGCAATATTTGCTTTTTGGTATAGGGAGTCGACTTCAAGGGGTGTCACACTGTTGGGGAATTGGATAACTGACCTTTACAGAGTGTCATGTAGCATAAGATCTTCAGTTTTCACAGTTTGATGTGTACTCGGTCTCACCCACACATACTTCGTCATGTCATTTTATTCCCTCaaatttcccctcccctcccctccaccTGCTTATtgctactattattactattgttgtttctgctgttCTTGTTGTTAGCGGTACTGGTGATGGTGGCGTTCTGTTCTGTCTGCTCGGCGTGCTCTGAACTCGCTTCTTATATCACAGGAGGTGAtgttgaacaaaaacaaaaaaaagtgcgcGCAGTAAGATAACTGTGTGTCGTTGCTATAGGTCTTTTATATGCGCGTAAGCTCTAAAGCAAATCACGTACGTCTTTCATAGGTGGACGAGGGAGAGAAGGCAAGGGAGACAGGAGGAGAATGTaaatgcaaaaagaaaaaaattgatgttTTCAGTGGTAATTGGATACCTATATTAGTGCTTAGTATACTTGCATTCGTTCATTTGCTTATAGTTGTACCTATCCAGGACCGTGCCCAAGccggggaagggaagggtaCGATATGGTGAATCACTTTCTCATCCCCTACAGTACCATGAAAATGTGCGCACTATATCTTTCAGAAAGGCGGTAAACGCTTTAGTGAAACTATACCATCGTGCTTGATATAActactttcccccccccgccGCCCTCAGAACAGCTCCGCAGTTGTACTATCCATATCAACTCCTTGCTTTTATGCATAACTTTCATCTACATGCTTTTCCGCTCCTTCAAACAATTTACCATGCCGTTTTCACAAGTCTATCCCCCTTTCCTCGCCGTCTGAAGCCACTTCAAAGTCCCCGGCTCAGGCGCACTAAGAGTGAGAGGGGTTAGGGAAGGGCGTGAAGTGCTGCGAAAAGCACTTCTGGATAAGGAGCTGAGTGTACTTGTTCCAGCACGGcggaagagagaagagaagagaggtAGCGGAACTGTATGGCATACAGTGGTGCAGGGTTTCTCATTCTAAGGGCACAAATAGCATGGTGGCCACCGGCCGCAGAACTGCATCGGCACCCACTCGACCCCAAAAGAACATTTTTCTCGGCTATCACTGATGGTGGAGTGTCTATTGGAGCGGGGAAACAGTTTGTATCCCTATCTCGGTTGGGAAAGAGCGTCGTACTTGGTGGCCGCCCCCTCATGAACTGCTCCTCCTCTCCGCCGTGCCTTCAGGTGTATGATCCATTCAGTGGTATGGAGATAACAGTTGCTTTCAAAGTTGAGGGAGGGCTTACTGAAGGAAGTAAACAATGCGTATTGGATGTTTCGACTCTCCGCGAATTTGTGAATGGTGACAGAGTGAGGGTCACAGCAGCCCCACTGACAGCAGGTGTGCCGTTTCACCAGCTTCAAGAATTCCTGCAGTTAGACGAGGGTGAAGAAGAGAATGATGCCACGTGCGGAGAGCACCACGGCGGTCACAGAAATCATGACAATGGCTTTGCAAATCGTCCCGGTAATTATCATAGCTTATTTGGCGATCGGTATCTTGGGGTGGCGCTGCGGCACATCACGCACCGGCTTAAGTGCTCTCCGCGACCCGCTGTGTGTTCGGTTCTCTTCAGTGGGGAACACGGTGTGGGTAAAACATATGCGGTGCGCCGGCTGCTAGAACTTGTGCCCCCAGTTGTTGACATTTGTGGTTCCCCCCATTTGGTGGAACGTCGGGAAATGAGCATTGCGGCGCTGCTCCTGTTGAGCGAACAGGAGGCCGTAGCCACAGTCCAGGCAGTCTTCACTCCCCCATTGGTCGAGGCGCATCATGACAGTGGAAACCGCGTTAACGGTGCTGAACCGTGTGGTGTGCTTCTGCTCGTAACTCTTGATCGGATTGACCTGTTGGTTTCCGCCGCCAACTCACTGGTGGCGCTCGTAACACACCAGTTGTGCATGGTATTGGATGAACTGCAACACGGAGTGGGTGAGGGGGGAGGACGTATAGTGGTGACACTGGCAACGGCTGAAAGTACGAAATCAATTCCAACCGCACTGCTCGCTCGTCTGGGACAACGCCTAGTGAATTTGGCGCACCCCACATTGCCAGAGCGGCTGCGTTTTATTAGGACTATTTGCAATGACGCTGATAACTTGCGATCTTACTCACCCTGTGTTCTGGAACGAGCTGCAGAAGCGTTGAGTGGTCGGACTGCCGCCGAGCTGCAGGCAATGAAAGTGGACGAGGTCCTCCAGCTGCTGGAACGTGAAGCAGCCCTCCACAGCAAGCACGAGCCCTTCGCCAAGAACAGTGTTACCGACGTACCCGATGAGTATCGCGGGCTGGTTGGTTTGTCCGATATCATCCGCgaggtggaggagttggtggtgtggccgctgcagcagcgaaaGCTGCTCAGCCGCTGCGGTGTCCAACCCCAAAAGGGGCTTGTAGTGTATGGTCCTCCGGGTTCTGGGAAGACGGCATTGCTGACGCGGCTGGCACGGCGACTGAAGAGTGCGCGGGTGCACGTGCTCCTAGTGGACGGACTTTCACTGATCGAGAAGGAGGTCGGGCGGACGGAGAAGAACATTGCCTCGTTGTTTGCAGCTGCTCGGGCGACCTCACCCACGGCGCTCTTTCTTGATAATATCGATAGCCTCGCCCCACCACGTGGACGAGAGACAGGGGAGGTGTCTACCACAGCGGACCGCAGCCTCAGTACTCTGCTGACGGAAATGGACGGTATCGGAGGGGGCCACACTGGAAGTGACGTTCCTCTCGTCTTTGTCGTTGCCGCCGCATCAAACCCAGAGGCACTGGATGCAGCCATAAGTCGGCCCGGGCGGCTGGACCTTCACATTACCTTGCCTCTTCCAACCATAGAAGCCCTCCAACAGCACATTGTGAGACGTCTGGTTGAAGCTGTGGAGGCGTGCGACGAAGCTGAGGCGATTACTGCTGACTTCATTGCTAATGTTGATGCATATGTGATGCGGTGGTTGGGCGGGTCTCCGAGCGCGACAGTGGCGGACGCCAACGACTTTGTGCGGCATATTTTGCTGCGTGTCGTAGTGGAGCCTGAAGGTGTGCCAGGGGCGAAAGATCGCCTTCTAGAATGTTTTACAAAGGTCCTTCCACTGTAATGTTGCGAGTTGGTTCCAGTCTCTTCCTTACGTCCTGGTGGTTCTATACACATACTGGCCCAGTACACGTCATCGCGCCGCCTTGACCTCAACCGCGTCCACCTGATCGCCCATGTCGATCACACTTTCCTTATTGTCGATTGATCTCCACGCGTATGGCGCTATTGTTCGGACCTATTGTGTTCTCGGCTGGCCTTGCGGCTTGCTGCATTACGGACTTTTACACACCATACCGCCGCCTGGACAAGCTGGCGCATCCCGCATAACATGTGActcgtttgttttctcatTTATGTTAGCAAGTTCTTCACTtcgaattttcttttttttttatgctttAGGTTGTGGTATCACCAGTTCATTGGTGAAATAGGTGCTCTGCAACCAGGCCGGGGCTGGGAAGGGCAAACAAAAActggaaaaaagcaaagggaatTGCACGTGGAGGGGAAACCAGCTTGGCTTCGTGGGGCTCTTTCTCGTGGGTCTGCACGcgcgtatacatatatttgacTAGCATCGTCCGTTTAAAGGAAG
The genomic region above belongs to Trypanosoma brucei gambiense DAL972 chromosome 1, complete sequence and contains:
- a CDS encoding GTPase activating protein of Rab-like GTPase,putative, which codes for MVLSAAIEKRQHPTEQGGEEMQWMGSSPRCPSSVEACRRICIGEGLANNDVRISGWLLLCVSNTKEATTSPLSKFDSPANKGCGTKLNNDVDDGDSSGSNRAEVGGNGNASSMKSDLHDSVSRSEAPAGTTNTSSSSLSETHGDSAVVSKRKEKPVDEDVDAKDHVEEGYGDSAQPVDALEESSTISDSWGADLPANCHARVIVADVKRSLWKLYPNETVREKKRKMLCNILAQILSNNPERHYYQGLHEMVGFVMYVMEGAREADIVAVCSRLLVQQWRSFSCKQLERSQSMMYAMHTIVVKEEKILAEELEACSVGPESHYAMPWLITWYTHVCDDVEALSRLFDFLVASEDENTVIFFTAALMLHEREQIIGIIKEVKSSCCDCDDSDGTATAEEINKTLVMAQVYSRLVRLPKEVLRRDRARDLESIIRRATVLHEKYLSYANDVRGRFMRNIVSVSTTSDSSGKWHQCKRWLRFSLERRWVSAGFICIIAIFAFWYRESTSRGVTLLGNWITDLYRVSCSIRSSVFTV
- a CDS encoding cell division cycle protein, putative, with protein sequence MAYSGAGFLILRAQIAWWPPAAELHRHPLDPKRTFFSAITDGGVSIGAGKQFVSLSRLGKSVVLGGRPLMNCSSSPPCLQVYDPFSGMEITVAFKVEGGLTEGSKQCVLDVSTLREFVNGDRVRVTAAPLTAGVPFHQLQEFLQLDEGEEENDATCGEHHGGHRNHDNGFANRPGNYHSLFGDRYLGVALRHITHRLKCSPRPAVCSVLFSGEHGVGKTYAVRRLLELVPPVVDICGSPHLVERREMSIAALLLLSEQEAVATVQAVFTPPLVEAHHDSGNRVNGAEPCGVLLLVTLDRIDLLVSAANSLVALVTHQLCMVLDELQHGVGEGGGRIVVTLATAESTKSIPTALLARLGQRLVNLAHPTLPERLRFIRTICNDADNLRSYSPCVLERAAEALSGRTAAELQAMKVDEVLQLLEREAALHSKHEPFAKNSVTDVPDEYRGLVGLSDIIREVEELVVWPLQQRKLLSRCGVQPQKGLVVYGPPGSGKTALLTRLARRLKSARVHVLLVDGLSLIEKEVGRTEKNIASLFAAARATSPTALFLDNIDSLAPPRGRETGEVSTTADRSLSTLLTEMDGIGGGHTGSDVPLVFVVAAASNPEALDAAISRPGRLDLHITLPLPTIEALQQHIVRRLVEAVEACDEAEAITADFIANVDAYVMRWLGGSPSATVADANDFVRHILLRVVVEPEGVPGAKDRLLECFTKVLPL
- a CDS encoding 40S ribosomal protein S11, putative, whose amino-acid sequence is MADKQENYARTATVDLTVQHEKAYQRQTAVNENIRTASKKHVNRSGHIRYSKKIGLGFATPKAAINGKYIDRKCPFTSNVSIRGRILRGVVHSTKMRRSIVIRRNYLHFIRKYQRYQKRHRNITVHCSPCFDPKPGDEVVVGQCRPLSKTIRYNVLQVVSKSAADKMGKKFSKN
- a CDS encoding phosphatase-like protein, putative, whose protein sequence is MDASSAATTKPFQGNVRCEWFQTPSQVTFTFYVKERQRGDVRADVTEQSLTVSIRLDPSGREYQYNVERFYAPLAEASATINISGMKVEVQVRKAVEQQWPTLEAPEDDVVLPSTSGGTPTTSTIAGLPATAKDLPYPNSRGRDWSAVKLDDDDEKPEGDQALNALFQKIYGNGTDEQRRAMMKSFVESNGTVLSTNWADVGNRHVTTEPPTGMEEKKYEG